The Chroicocephalus ridibundus chromosome 4, bChrRid1.1, whole genome shotgun sequence genome contains the following window.
TTTCCACTGAAACTCTCTAGGTTTTTctgttcccccctcccttccttccatGCCAGCAGGTTTCTCTGTACCAGCTCCTCCCACAGTTAGAGTGGCTCTGGGCGTTCCATGTTTCTCTTCAGTGTTCCAAGCTGAAGTTGTAGTGCTCTTTTTTTTAGCCCTGATTTGCTGGACAGTTGGTCTCCTCTAGATGTCTCCAAAGAGAAGTAAACATGGTccatgcaatatttttattttctggtgtttCATAAACATATGTGCAGGAGGTTTTTTGGAAGCCTAGGAACTCTCCAAACAAATTAGAGAACCTTCTCGGTCACACAGATGGTATGCCAAAAATCTCACCTGGAGCTAATCTGAACAATTAGGATCCCTACTACATGAAAAGTCTACTAAAAGAAGTAAATGGGATCTGTCACAACTCATACTGCTGTTCCAGAGCTTGGTATGGTACTAGAGCAGATTCTGCTGTACATGTCATGTTTCTCTATGTGTCTGTTTCCAGGATCAAGTTCTTGTCTGGTTGCATAAACAGTGCAAATCCCcttcaaaaaataatcaaaagcagAGTTTTCAGGGCATTTCAGAAAAGAGCAATCCCTAAAAGTCTGAATTATTCCAGGTGATATTGTTGGCTCCTCCATACTTCTTTCTAGAAAGAATCTACTAACCACGGGGCACTATCCTCTGTGCTGGGAATGACAGTGGCACTGGTACTGGGAGCAGGGTGTTTCTCAGTTTGCTTCCAATCGTGTTCACTACTCTTCTCTTAAAAGCTTCACAAAGATGCGGGATAACCTTTTTTAGAGTTCCATGTGTGGGAAAGAAGGGAGTAAGAGGGATCAGCTGCAACTGAGTTTGATTCAGTTAGAGGTGGAGAAGCTAGGGCTTGGACTTTTTAGCAGTGAAACCAGGCCTTTACAGCCTCATGTTGTTTTTGGCAGAcattctcctcctccccatcttATTTACACTCTCTGTTCACGTTGGCTCTTCTTTGCAGCCTGTTATTTGCAGAGCAGAGCTTCTTTGCACTTCCTTCTGCCAGCCTCCAGCTGATCATGAGCCACAGAACAGTCACCCAGAAACCTGTCACCACTGGAATGGTGCGGCAGAACGGGGGATACGGAGTTGGACCGCAAACCCTGTACGACAGGCTGTGGAAGAGGCTGAGTCAGCCCCTTGCTCAAAAGGCCATTATAGCATTCAGTTGCTGATCTACTTGCCATGTGTGATTGCACATTGCTGTTAAAATGGCATATTGGCCCTAATCCTGAAAAGCTTTCAGACGTGTATGCATTCAGTGAGATAAAGGACTATAGGGAGATGCCTACATTTCCTGTAAGGACATCATATTGGTAAAAAATGCTAGGTGCAGTGATCTTAAAGTATTTCGTGATACAAAAGTGCGGGTAAGAACATAAATGCACATATATGTGatttgcacatatatatatagtactTCTCTGTAACTGTATGACATTATCCCGGGGATAATAAGGCCCACAAATAGCATAGTCAACAAATTTAGCTCGCtatttttgtgtctttcattCGTGAACTGCCAAGAAGTAGATTGCTATATCCTCGAATTTATCTTTGAAAATCATCTACAAATAACTTGTCTGTGAAATTCGTTTGACAGGGTGCCTTACATGATCACCTCTCTATCGATCCACCGAGGGTGCGAGTTTGTTCTAGTCTTTAAAGTAGCAGGACTAGTTCTATAATTCAGCCAGTAGCAGTTTGTGCTCTCAGCTCTCAAAATTCATTTAGCATTGGGGACACCATGCAAAACTCTTAGAAACGTAAGAATTTTTATTCTGCATCTGACTGAGAGTGTGACGTCAAATTTCATACAATATCATACATCTCACACTGCTTAGGATACAGCAAGATGTAAGGAGAAAGATTGGGAACTCGAGACTCCTCGCGGCTCGATGAGCACGCTAGCCATGCTGTGCCGCTCTTGCAGTCTCTGCTGTCAATGTGAATCAAGTATGCCAGCGACAGACTTGCACAGCTACTGAATCTAAACTAcataaatataaatgaattaCATACATGCATGTCTGTCTAccgtgcatgtatgtatgtatttttatgtatacGTATGTAGATTTATTGGcgatggtatttttattttgcccGATTGTCAGTTCTTTCCTTCAGCTAATCCAAAGCATAAATACTAATGATATTATGGCACGGTCTGTCTATCTCTGTCTCTAggttcaaaatatttcagtgaaaaaaaaaaaagggatttccaCGGTAGAAATTTCCATGAGAAAACCTCTTTTTTAATTGACGAATCTGATGACTCTTAATTTTTGGTTGGGGTAAAGCAGTGTTTCCTGATGAAGAGGGACCAAAAGGGTTTTTTACCTCATTAGTGCCTTAATACCAGCTGATGCAGTATGTACATAACAGGCCAGATTTTCTTTATTGCAGCCCTATGATTATACAGCTGGTGCACTCCGAGCTGCCTGCCGTCCCATGCTAAGTCCGGTTTGTCCATCTCGTTAGTAGTTATGTACTCCTCAATGCTTGTTGTCTGAAGAATTTCACAAATCTGTCTCTGAGATAGTAGGTGCTCCTGGTGCTCACGGGTTAGTCATTTCAAATATGCCAGGGTTCATTGCCTTGGGAATATGCAGGGAAGTTGtgagtcaattttttttttctcttccatatgAACCTTTCAATGTTCTATCAAAACCTCCAGCTCCCTATATTTTATCATTTCCTCAAAGAGAgccaaccttttttttcctgatgactgATCTTGAATGAGCATGGCTACTGGGCAGCGAAAGAAATGCTCTGGCAAGTCACCGAGTGTGTCTTTGTGCAGGTCATTAGTAGGCTGGATACCTCCTGAGGAGCTGGAAACCTATCAGCCTGCCAAGGGCACTGTCAGTTCGGATAAGCAGGTACCATGATTTTTCCTAGTTTTCTGTCAAGTGGAGGTTTAACCACGTTTCTTGAAGAAAACAATGCTTTGAGAACACCCAAATTGCAGGCGTTTGTGACAATTTAGTTCTTTCTCCAGCATGGCCTGTCATGCTAAGGATGAACTAGAGCCTCGTGCCCCGCCTCGCCTTGTCTGCATCTTTGGTGCTTTAACCAAATTGGTCTTGCACCCCGTCCTCTATCAAGAGCTCTATTCCCTGAAGGAAGGCTGGGCCTGGGGCACTCTCCGTAGCAGAAGGTCTCTAATGGGGAGAAGTTACACCAGGCACCACAAGCCTCTGCTTTGTCCTGACTCAGGCATGTCTACTCTGTTTGCATACGAGCGTGGAGTACTCAAAACCAAGTTCACTGGCAGAAACCCACAGCTTCTGAACTCAAATTACAGAGAAGCCTGAGGTGACAGAATCAGCAAAGGCTGCACCTTGAGGACATATCATGTGATGCACCAAAACACGCTCCAGCCCACACTGAAAATGGCCTTACAGTCTTACCCTTATCCCCAAGCAACTGCTTAGCATTCAAGCTGTGACTCTTCTCCGTGTTCCAGGCCCATATGTCCTTCCTGATCCATTATAAAATAACAGTCACAAGGTGATTAATTATTACTGGTACATAATCCTAATCTTAGCTACTTGgttttgggaaataaaaaaaaaatcctctagctgttgttcttttctttttttttttaattttttttccccctccaaacaGATATTACCATTggtattaaataaaattttgtttgaaCCTTAAGATACACATTGCTTGATAAAAATTACAACCATGAGCTGTAATTCAGGCTGTAATTCAGAAATTGCTCTATCGTAGTAAGCATCCCTTTTTCTCTAATATAGAAAAGATATCCACAAAACTGTCTTCCCTAGAAAGATGCTGGCTGTGAGCAGGCACTGTTGGAAGGTGAGAACACCTTACCAGCAAAGACAAAGGAAACTTTTTTGGCAACAAAATCTGGTGCTTTTCGTCTGTATATGTTTTATAGCTCAGCACATGTTGGCTTCACAGAAATAAACCTAAAAATCTTGCGTTTTCTTAGGCCAGAACAGCAAAAAGTATCCATGAGATTACAACgtagctaaaaagaaataaaaaataggcaAATGGAATGGGTTTAAGCAGAAATGGAGGACACTTTAGAATTACATGTTGCGCGTATATTTTTACAGGTATAGTCTCAGCGTTCGAAGCCTCGCGAAGAGGTTTCGGAAGGTGACTTGGCTTAAAAACCCCCCCGACTCTCACGTTCCGCCCGGAATGACACGCCGCGCGGGGCGCGGGACTCGCTGCGCGCGCTCTCCCCGCGGCACGCGGGGCCGCGCCCACGCGCGCGGGGCGCAGCCTGCGGTCTCCCCGGCGGCCACCAGATGGCGCTGTGACCCCTCGTACGGCGCCGAGACGCGCTCCCGCCGCCACGGCCACGGCCGCGGGGCAGGGCTCGCTGCaccccctcttctcccctccgGCCCTTCCAAAATCCAGGCACCGAGGAGTGGAAAcgaggccaaaaaaaaaaaaaaaaaagaaaataacatatagTTTCCTTTTTGTTGGGTGAATAATATTTTGCCACTGTTTAGCTGAGGCAAAATACGGGCCGTGCCAACAGGTATTtggggcaggcggcggggggcaggATGCGGGGACACAAACAAACCCGCCGGTTTTGGCTCCGTGacccgccggcggccgcccccgggggTGCCGAGCGCCGCggccgcggggcgcggcggggcaggAGCGGCTCCCCGGCGAGAGGAGCAAGCGGTAATGCCGGCAGCAGGGCCCGCGGGTGCGTACAGCTTTCCTCCGGGACCCCAAGGAGCGAAGCGCTCCTCCAGAACTCAGTCAGCTTCACCGCTGCCTTGCCGTCCCTCTTGGGACGGTTGCAAACCCCGAAACCTGTCAGTCTCGCAGGTGTCACTTCAACCGTGCTAAAATCTCGTCGGCGAAACGGCTGCCAGAGGATGACtgtgtgagtgagtgagtgagtgagtgagtgagtgagtgagtgagtgtgGCAGTGAGAGGACTAAGGTCTCATCAGCCTCCTCGTCAGGCCTCATGATTCACCCCGGTGCAACGGCAAACTTGCCATCCGTCTTTGAGAGAGTGCTTTGCCATGCGGCCGTCTGTCAACGCACGGAGGTAAATCCCCAGTGAAAACAGCCTGGTAATCATCGTGAGGGATGAAGGTTCTGAGCTCTGCTCCTAACGCAGCATTCCCGTGCGGGGAAATTTAACCTTCAAGCATCGCTTCCTCACCTCGTGCTCTTGCATTGATTCTGCCTTTTGTCTGCCTTGTCTGTTGCAGCATATAGGTACTGTTCAGGGTAGAGGCTGGCTGCTAATTAATATATCTGCACAATGCTTACACAACGCCTCGCACACTTGCTGCTTTTACATCATAAAATATTCAGCAACAGTGATATGTAAGAGCAATGGgcaaaactaaattaaaatcatTAGTTTTACTCATTTGTCTTAATGATGGCTGTTGACTAATTGTGTTCTTTGAATGTGAAACTTGTGGAACACGAATTTAGTAATTTCGCTTGGCACTTTCAGCTCTGTTTTAAATGGACTGTGTCTACAAGCAAGCTGTTCACCTGTGTTCTGGAAATGGGGTGAGTGCTTATATGGTGTTTCAGTATCTGAAATCAGAGGGAGAAATGTCTCATTGCCTCAATATCCTGGTGCAAATGAAAGTCGCATCAAGGATATATGTAGGAAAAAGTGTTTGTTATTATGAAAATCCCTTCTGTGCCTTCGCATTTCCAGATCTTGGATTTTTTAGAAGATGTGACTTTCCAAAACGAGATTAAGGCAGTTGTCTGTGGTGCTGCTTGGGAAATAAAAACACTGCTTATTATCGTATGAGCCTTTTCAGCGGATTAAGTGAAATATGGCTGAGACATTTTGTTCTCTTCTAGTTAAGCAGGCTGTATGAGTTTTGAGAAATAATGCTTGAAAAAGGGCATTTCACTCACATGCATGATCTCTGATGTTGTTTTTCTCAGGGGTTCTAGAGGTATTTGAATTATGAATTTTCCACTCAGTTAATTAATTTCCTTTAGGGCCAAATCACTTATTCTGAATAAACATTCTTGTCCTGGATGTATATATGTCTGTCTACTCCTACATTTTTACAATCTAACTAGTAAAAGAGGCTAAAGAACTTACGCAAACGTGTGTGAGTGGGAGGCATTGATTATTAGATGAAGCAGTTGAGTCCAGAGTACAAGTAATTGTGTAGAAACATCCATTTTTATACGAGTTGGATGACACACTGAGCCTGGCTggtgaaacacattttaaagtcatttattttctctctttaaatgaTAAACATTTATTTCAAGGCTCTGCTTATAGTGGGAGGTCTGTTCTACCCTGGGTCCACCACTGATGAGGAGACTGTTAGTTGTTGAGCTGGCAGCAAAGTAGAGGAGACTTGGTAGGGCTGGATTTGTTTCAGAGATTtacaaaattctgatttttgaatgtgcttttttttttttttttttaatgtatgcataTGCATGATAGAAACTGCATGGAATTAGGGAAAGATTTTGGAGGGAAGACCTTAATCAGAACCATATGACcacaggaaaaagcttttttttcccttattataATGATATCTGTAATTGCTGGAACAAGATTTCCTGAATTCAGCAGTCACGAATTCCAAAGACTCGAGCTGAGTCTAGATCTGTGCCCTGACTTGTGGGACAGAGACAAAATGATTCCTTGAATTTTCCTTGTGCCACCGAGAGGAGTAAAGCCGACAGGCTGTAATTTGCAGGGGTGGCAAGaagcctgctctctgctgccccAGAGATGGGGTTATCAACAATAATCAGATCCCCATCAGGCTTGTGAAGAAGCTGTACCCGTCTGCTGAATTGATGTTAGAATGTTTATAGGAAGAGGCAGCTTTTTGTTCGTATCCCATGCGTATTCAGTCTCAGTCATCGCTGATCAGATTCTTATTCTCTCTTTGTTCCCCTTAAGCTTCTTTCAGGTGTCCCGGGGCAATGCCAGTGAACTGGGCACCTAATCTGGGGTGTGCGCGCCAGCACAGTCACCCCTCCTGCCTTTGGCTCTGCAGCAGTAGCTCGAGCTGCAGCTGGAGGTCCTTTCCCTGCATATCTTTTGATGTTGCAGTAGGATCAGAGCCAGTCCCCAGCTGCCTTCTCCACAAGCAGCCTTCAGCCGCCTTTGCAACAGCAGGTAATGAACTATCttgccccccagcccacccagatCTCTCCCTTGTGTGCCACCTGGCCCACCCTTACGCCTTTGCCACAAGAAGCCAGGCTACGTCTGCAAAGGGAGAGAGTGGAGTGGGGCAAGGCCACCCACTGGTGCCCTCAACCAAAacctgtgctggggctgctgccccagaAGCAAATGGTGCAAGGTTGCACCTACTGCTGGGAAGGCTCTTCCCTCTCTGGGGCAAAGGAGCAGATGAACTGGAAGCATTTCATTTCATGCATCTGCCCCACTGTTGGAGCATGCTTGTTGCAGGCCAGCGCTGGAAGTCTTAACCTAACCCAAAAGTTTAGTCGTAACTCTAGTCATCTATTGAGAGACTTAATCTGCTGTTAATATTACTTCAGTCTTCAACACTGAAGATCAAGCCTTTGTGTTacaactgaaattttattttatttataatcatTAGTTTTCTTAATGTAAAAACCCATTGCCTCAAAAAAGAGACCTTTTCTGGGTTTCTGACTTGTAATTTTAAGCAGCACTTCAATATCTGACAAGGGGAGTGCTTGATGTTAATTGTTTTTTGATGTGAGCATAATCATGTACAAAATTTGCTTTCATGCACAAACAGTCTTCTATGTGAGTTTATGTTTTTGAAATGTGAATCTGAGCAGGGAACAAAATAAACCTTTACAATCTTCAGAGTTATTATAATCTGATTGTCATAGAACAAAATACCTTGTCATCTCCCTCTACGTGGCTCTTCCATATAACTGTTGTTTTGCATCATTTACTCTGTTATACTTCATAGGTTATATTACTTCAAAATTGTTATTTATCCAGCCTAACAGTTTTTCCAACAAGAAAAGGTAAATATTATAGGTTAAACTCTATTTTAGATTCTTATAAACAAAGCCCTCATAGTTGTAAGCCTGAACTCAAACATTTGTGACGTTGGTGACCCCTGGAACAAAATAGAACCGGATTCTGGATCAAGCAAGAGGAATAAAGTTGGACTAGACGTAGAGTTTTTATCCTTACTAAGCTGACACTTAAAACATCCAGATCTGGAGGAAATGTAATGAACTGCATTTTCTCCCTCAGCTGGAAGAATTTTGGCACACATATCTGAAGAGCTATATAGCTATGAGGGAGCTAACCAATGGTTTGAGATTGCTCACATCTGCCAGCTAAATCAGAGATCCAAAGGCTAAACCCAGCATTCAGAGGCAACATGTGGATCCATGAATTTTATGGAAGACAGTGTCTAGACACTGATAAGCAGTTTTCTTACATACAAATTCTTTAAAACCGTATATAATTGTTCTCATTTTAGTAATAGCTTTCAGAAAATTATTGTTACTAAGATGGAAAAAACGTTTTATGCCAGTGACCTCAAAATTGTAGTCCAGGGATCTAGTTGTTTTTTCAGGTCGTTTATGCCATGGAAGTAATGAGTATCTCTTTTGAGATAGAAAGACACATTATATAGGAAAAAGACACTTTTCCCTATAAGAAAAGAGTAATTGATTTGCAAAAACTGTAGACATGCTATTCTTTTGTAAATACAATGCAAGTCATAATGCttagttttattgcatttttactCTTTGTGTATTTTCTGACTTCAAACGTATTAACAGGATGAATAAGACTGGAGAAGCAAGAGCTATCTACGCGTGTGTATGTGCCATTCAGCCAGTACgtgcattttttctttaagtacctgtttttaatttcaaaattatgaaaTACTACAGAGAAATTATAAGCCTGCAAGTCATTTACAGCTATTGCAATTCTAGTTAATACAttccaaaacaattttttctgGCACAGATGGTAACATCATAACTTCGGATCTCCTTTCCATCCATTGCTGGCTGTTCCTGGGTGTGGGAAGAGGTGATGATTAGCTAAGACAAAACTTGCTGTTCACAACATCTTGCTGAGACTCTGTTGTTATTGATGATAAAAATGGCTTTGGAATAAACTGAAGATTTTCATGGGAAAATGcctatttttgtaaatttttttttaaagtcagttgtACATACAATTATATAATTGATGTTTGCAGTGctatgtatttcttttattttcatgcttatACACATTAAGGATATAAGAATGTCACAAATGCAAGACAGCAGACGTTACTGGGAGAATTTGTAAACAGCAGCATTCTTTGAGAGCACAGAGCGCCTACATTTGAGCAGTTGTTAAGTATTATTGTGCCATTTCAGCCTTTCCATatagttctttatttttctatggCACTTTCAACAGAATTTGAGTGGACAGGAGTCACATTTGTATCATTCTGCACCCTGCTACTAAAAGGACCTTTGTGTTTCAGCTCATTTAGAGTGTATTCCTTGCTTTAATCACTGAGCTTAGTTTAGGAAAGAACACCTGAAAATTGGATGTTTTGACTTTTGCTActtctgctttttacttttatttgaaattggATAAAGATAATGCATGGCAGAAAAGGTACAAACACATAGGAAGACCAAAAGGGATTACAAATGGGATAAATCAGAAGGCCAAATGTTGGAACTGATGTCAAAGCTCATATGTTGTGATAACTTCTAATGCAGCTGATCCTTCTTGCCCAAGGTATTTGCTCTTAATTTGTCAAATCGTATCAGCCCTTTGAGTGACTTTGCAGCCTGCCACCTTGCCTAATTAAATAATTGGTGGCTGTTTGTGTGTGTTGTAAGGTTCCTCTATGTTCCCATTGATCTCATAttgaaaggagaaaggagaataGTTCTGGAAGGCTTTGGATTTTGGAACATCAAGAATAACAACCCAGACCTTTCCAAATGCTTTTGCAGTAGTGTGAAAATGTCCAAAAAGTCAAGTTCTTTACAACTAATGGATACAGGAGGATTTGAAAGTTAAAGCAACTTTGGCATGCTTACTTTCAATTTTTGTGTAAATTCAGTAGCCTAAACCTCTGGCCGTTCAACTCTGCATTTCACTGCGCTCTTAGCATCTGACAGAGTTACAGGACTGTACATTCAGCATATTTCAGGATGTTTAAACCTCTATTTTCCAAGGCTTTTGTGAACTCCTGTGGCATAAAAATATCAAACTCCAAAAGGCTTGCCGTGATCAGTATTTCCATAAAGACTCAAGAGTCATAAGAGTATAACAGTGATTTTCCACATCAGCTAATCATTTCAATGTTTTATGGTGTTTTCTATAGATATTTTTCCCTATACCACTTCacatgtgtttttctgttttgttcactTAGTGGCCTAAGTTTACTGTTCTTGCCAGCCTCTTTTTCTGATGTCTCCTTGAGTTCTTCTGTCTAGTGAGTTTCTGTGCAGTTCCTTGCCCAGTCTGTCCTGGCAGTGGCAACATGATGAGCTGCCATTTACTCTTACAGGGTAGTTGTTTCTTTAATTGTCAGATGTTCTGTGTGCCCACATGAGAGCCATTGCAGGTGGGGTTTGGTGGGGCAATGAGCGAGTGATGTGGAATCTCTAACTGTCCTGGAGGCCAAGACCTTGTTATCCGAGTATCAGCTTCTGCTTCCAAATCCATGGGATATGTGTCGGTAGAATCTGTCTGTTTGCAGCCCTGGGAACTCTGATGACTTTTTAGGCTTTAAAGCTGGACTAGTCCAGTCGCGAACATATCAGCCTCTCAAATTTTCACTAATATGCAATCCACTTAGCTGCTTCGGTGCTGGGTTTGTCGGCTGTCAGGCTTTGATTCAGGCAGTTCAAGTTTCAGGGCATTTTCATGCATGCGGCTTAAAGTGCAGCAGGGCTCTTTTACAGGCAAGAGACTCAAACTCTGTATATCAAAGCAGCTCTCCGGCTTTTTTAGACCACAGTGATGAGATCGATAAGATAACTCTCACTGCAGACATGAAAGAAACGTGGCTGCCCCTGCAGCATGCCGAGGGTGGGAGtactgctctgtgtgtgtgggtCCTGACGCTCTGCAAGAAAGAGTGCTACAGACAAACTATGTAGCTAGATTCTGAAAAAATAGTGGTATGAATGTGATGATAGAATCATTAATCTTTAGAACACTTTGTTCTGAAAACTAAACTTAGGGCTCCTTTAGGATGTAGGACTCCTAAATCTGCAGCATGTTTGCCTGGTAACAAATTCTCTGTGCCTTCTTCATTCTGTTATTTATTAGATACAGTCATTTGCAATAGCTTGCAAATGTACTTCAACTATGACGAGGAGGGGCAACGAAATTTACTTATGTGGCTAGTATCTATGCTGAGCTGGTCACGTTTTCACaaacagttgattttttttttgcctcaaattGCTATTTGTTGAACTCAGAACTTAATGTCCATTTTTGATGAATTCCCCAACATAAGGAATTGTTAGAAAAAAGGTTTTAGTCAAAATACTTGCCATTTTTAATTGAggaaattttagggttttttaattcaaaacatttattctttttttttttttgtgaatttagAATAAAtgaaggtttaaaagaaaaactatatCTAAGTAAAATGCAACAATTTTGCCTACAGAATTCTTTTTATGTGGATAGATAATCCTTTCATGCAAACAGTGAGATTTTTATTGTCATTCTATTCATGATAGCCACACTTTTTTAGAATCGC
Protein-coding sequences here:
- the LOC134514805 gene encoding uncharacterized protein LOC134514805 isoform X2; translation: MRPSVNARSSVLNGLCLQASCSPVFWKWASFRCPGAMPVNWAPNLGCARQHSHPSCLWLCSSSSSCSWRSFPCISFDVAVGSEPVPSCLLHKQPSAAFATAGNELSCPPAHPDLSLVCHLAHPYAFATRSQATSAKGESGVGQGHPLVPSTKTCAGAAAPEANGARLHLLLGRLFPLWGKGADELEAFHFMHLPHCWSMLVAGQRWKS
- the LOC134514805 gene encoding uncharacterized protein LOC134514805 isoform X1, with amino-acid sequence MDAVIGSEGGEHGIIPANHSHCLEAHTSSGRVVSSGSSVLNGLCLQASCSPVFWKWASFRCPGAMPVNWAPNLGCARQHSHPSCLWLCSSSSSCSWRSFPCISFDVAVGSEPVPSCLLHKQPSAAFATAGNELSCPPAHPDLSLVCHLAHPYAFATRSQATSAKGESGVGQGHPLVPSTKTCAGAAAPEANGARLHLLLGRLFPLWGKGADELEAFHFMHLPHCWSMLVAGQRWKS